Proteins encoded within one genomic window of Candidatus Thermoplasmatota archaeon:
- a CDS encoding phosphate ABC transporter ATP-binding protein — translation MTKNQIETKNLNVYYHKHNALINVDINIPAKKLTAIIGPSGCGKTTLLKSFNRLLEIQDDVKISGKILVDNKNILTCKGSEIPDIRKKMGLLSQKPYPLPMSIYENVAYGLRIHHKKKGKELDKIVEHCLAEVGIWNEVKNRLHEPASKLSVGQQQRLCLARAIAVKPEVLLCDEPTSALDPISAQQIEKLLLKLKENYTVILVTHTLRQAKRLADYVIFLYFGKVIEHGPANEVFNNPKTPEMKAYLEGEIS, via the coding sequence ATGACAAAAAATCAAATAGAAACAAAAAATTTAAACGTATATTATCACAAACATAATGCACTTATAAATGTAGATATTAATATTCCTGCTAAAAAACTCACCGCGATAATCGGTCCTTCAGGATGTGGAAAAACTACTTTGTTGAAATCATTCAATCGTTTACTTGAGATACAAGATGATGTTAAAATTTCAGGGAAAATCTTGGTTGACAACAAAAATATACTTACCTGTAAAGGGAGTGAAATACCAGATATCAGGAAAAAAATGGGTTTGCTCTCTCAGAAACCATATCCTCTACCAATGTCGATTTATGAGAATGTTGCATATGGCTTAAGAATTCATCATAAGAAAAAAGGAAAAGAACTAGATAAAATAGTTGAGCATTGTCTTGCAGAGGTTGGCATATGGAATGAAGTAAAAAATCGACTTCATGAGCCTGCCTCAAAACTATCAGTTGGGCAACAACAACGTCTTTGTTTAGCTAGAGCTATTGCAGTAAAACCAGAGGTATTGCTATGTGATGAGCCTACCTCTGCTTTGGATCCGATTTCAGCGCAACAAATCGAAAAACTCTTATTGAAATTAAAAGAGAATTACACCGTTATATTGGTTACTCATACACTGCGTCAGGCAAAAAGACTCGCAGATTACGTAATCTTCCTTTACTTTGGCAAAGTTATAGAACATGGACCAGCTAATGAAGTTTTTAATAACCCAAAAACACCTGAGATGAAAGCTTATCTTGAGGGGGAAATAAGCTGA
- the pstA gene encoding phosphate ABC transporter permease PstA yields the protein MNRRVFEEKLFKSLMILSLCIVLGSLFIIFGIVIYNGASSISLEMITQTPTEGQYLDGGILNAIVGSIFLAFPATGIAFLISLMIALYLQRDFTTSKVSNFVRFTLDVLWGIPSIIYGIFCLMIMLYFGMGSSLLSGIIALTLLEIPIITRSMDESIKMVPSGLKESAYSLGSTKFETAIKVLRKQAFPGILAGVLLGLGRGIGDAASILFTSGFSNRIPSSPLDSTAALPTMIFNLYSLPSGQPKAYAAAFILLVVVLVISVSSRLLTRRFKRHVIK from the coding sequence TTGAATAGACGTGTTTTTGAAGAAAAACTATTCAAATCTTTAATGATTCTTTCTTTATGTATTGTTTTGGGTAGTTTGTTTATTATTTTTGGTATCGTAATTTACAATGGTGCTTCATCAATAAGTTTAGAGATGATAACACAAACACCGACTGAAGGACAATATCTTGATGGCGGCATATTAAATGCGATTGTCGGCTCAATATTTCTCGCTTTTCCAGCTACGGGTATAGCATTTTTGATAAGTTTAATGATAGCTCTCTATTTACAAAGGGATTTTACTACTTCCAAGGTATCTAATTTTGTTCGATTTACTCTAGATGTTTTGTGGGGTATTCCTTCTATAATTTATGGTATTTTTTGTCTTATGATCATGTTATATTTTGGTATGGGATCATCTTTACTATCAGGAATCATTGCTCTAACCCTACTTGAAATTCCAATAATAACAAGATCCATGGATGAGTCGATAAAGATGGTTCCATCAGGTTTAAAAGAAAGTGCGTATTCACTTGGATCAACAAAATTTGAGACTGCCATAAAGGTTCTAAGAAAACAGGCGTTCCCAGGGATACTGGCAGGGGTTCTTTTAGGACTTGGTAGAGGCATTGGTGATGCTGCATCTATCTTGTTTACATCTGGTTTTTCGAATCGTATACCCTCTTCACCTTTAGATTCAACAGCGGCATTACCAACTATGATCTTTAATCTTTATTCCCTGCCCTCTGGTCAACCGAAAGCATATGCTGCAGCATTTATCCTTCTGGTTGTCGTACTTGTAATAAGTGTATCTTCAAGGTTATTAACAAGAAGATTTAAAAGACATGTAATAAAATAG
- the pstC gene encoding phosphate ABC transporter permease subunit PstC has product MNTRKWREFIGTKFMLASTLFSIALFFSIFLLLLFKSALVLQKRSIFDILFSSTWNPDGGQFGLAPILIGTILVTGIALIIAVPISLLSAIYIVEYAPLKVRRTIRPFIDVLAGVPSVVYGLCAFLFLVPLVKDFIAPWFGVGSTGLCIFTAAIILAIMVFPIIISLCIEAFDAIPIALKEASLSTGATKWETVKKVIFRASAPSVIAAVLLGFGRAFGETIAVNMVVGGIPRMPTSLFSPGETLASLIASKYGELMSMPLHESALMLVALILFIVVFLFNFLGVLVLRRAKKRWKY; this is encoded by the coding sequence ATGAACACTAGAAAATGGCGTGAATTTATTGGCACAAAATTCATGCTAGCATCCACGCTATTTTCCATTGCTTTATTTTTTTCCATATTCCTTCTTTTATTGTTTAAATCTGCATTAGTTCTACAAAAAAGATCCATCTTCGATATATTATTTTCTTCAACATGGAATCCAGATGGTGGTCAATTTGGTCTAGCACCAATACTTATCGGAACAATATTAGTTACAGGAATCGCTCTTATAATTGCTGTTCCAATATCTCTTTTAAGCGCAATATATATCGTCGAGTATGCTCCTTTAAAAGTTAGGCGAACAATCAGACCATTTATAGATGTACTCGCTGGCGTTCCATCAGTAGTATACGGGCTTTGTGCTTTTCTCTTTCTTGTTCCATTGGTAAAAGATTTTATAGCACCATGGTTTGGTGTTGGAAGTACCGGTCTTTGTATATTTACTGCCGCAATAATCCTAGCAATCATGGTTTTTCCTATAATAATCTCATTATGTATCGAGGCATTTGATGCTATACCAATTGCCCTAAAAGAAGCGTCTTTGTCTACCGGGGCAACAAAATGGGAGACCGTTAAAAAAGTTATATTTCGCGCATCTGCCCCTAGCGTTATAGCAGCAGTATTACTCGGCTTTGGACGAGCATTTGGTGAAACCATCGCAGTAAACATGGTTGTCGGTGGTATACCTAGGATGCCAACTTCATTATTTTCCCCTGGCGAAACCCTTGCGTCTCTAATCGCATCAAAATACGGCGAATTAATGTCTATGCCTCTTCATGAATCTGCTCTCATGTTAGTAGCATTAATTTTATTCATTGTCGTTTTCCTATTTAATTTCCTCGGCGTACTTGTTTTAAGAAGAGCTAAAAAGAGGTGGAAATATTGA
- a CDS encoding PstS family phosphate ABC transporter substrate-binding protein — MKNKNQSQKKMLVIFATITLITIGIVSNCGCVGKNKNTIKIEGAFALTPMMEKWASEYRKIHPEINIDIISNGAGQGMADALLGIADIGMVSREINNTEIQQGVFFVSVVKDAVVATINTNNPVIEEILRKGVTKQQFIDVFITRNITTWGQLVGNESLSNDRIVVYTRSDSCGAAETWAKYLGKYKQNDLINAADSAVNGDNTLAATIQREKFGIGFNNIGYVYTKKLADGTVLPADNIIPVPIDLNENGVLDENENVYANRSTIITAINNYVYPSPPARALHLVTLHNYTGIVKDFVYWILTGGQQYVLDAGYVPLPPETITAQIGYLESGTRPEIER; from the coding sequence ATGAAAAATAAAAATCAATCACAAAAAAAAATGCTAGTAATATTTGCAACCATAACACTTATTACAATAGGAATTGTCAGCAACTGTGGCTGCGTTGGAAAAAATAAAAATACAATAAAAATTGAAGGAGCATTTGCATTAACACCTATGATGGAAAAATGGGCATCAGAATATAGAAAAATCCATCCAGAAATAAATATCGATATCATTAGCAATGGCGCCGGTCAAGGTATGGCAGATGCTTTACTTGGAATCGCAGATATCGGTATGGTTTCCAGAGAAATCAACAACACAGAAATTCAACAAGGAGTATTTTTTGTGTCTGTAGTAAAAGATGCAGTTGTTGCAACTATAAACACCAATAATCCAGTTATTGAAGAAATTCTAAGAAAAGGCGTCACAAAACAACAATTTATAGATGTTTTTATTACAAGGAATATAACAACATGGGGACAACTTGTTGGAAACGAAAGTCTTAGCAATGATCGTATTGTTGTGTATACGAGATCTGATTCATGTGGTGCTGCTGAAACATGGGCAAAGTATCTTGGAAAATATAAACAAAACGATCTGATAAACGCAGCAGATTCAGCTGTAAATGGAGATAATACACTTGCTGCTACAATCCAACGTGAAAAATTTGGAATCGGTTTTAACAACATTGGCTATGTATACACAAAAAAACTTGCTGATGGAACTGTTTTACCAGCTGATAATATAATACCAGTACCTATCGACCTCAACGAAAATGGAGTTCTGGATGAAAATGAAAATGTATATGCAAATCGTAGCACTATTATAACTGCTATAAACAATTACGTTTATCCATCTCCACCAGCACGAGCACTCCATCTAGTTACTTTACACAATTACACTGGTATAGTAAAAGATTTTGTTTATTGGATATTAACTGGAGGACAGCAATACGTTCTTGATGCAGGCTATGTTCCACTTCCACCAGAAACGATAACCGCACAAATAGGTTATCTTGAGAGCGGTACAAGACCAGAGATAGAACGATAA